A window from Plectropomus leopardus isolate mb chromosome 3, YSFRI_Pleo_2.0, whole genome shotgun sequence encodes these proteins:
- the ccdc17 gene encoding coiled-coil domain-containing protein 17, whose product MDRELICGDCNMVFCSTGLFEKHKALFCIGSEVGHLQVQKHRCGLLTRDKPGFVNPKQTKTPDLVQLRGQQSNTTRWRSVDAKPKPARAEEKPATSQTERAALQDLTHEFQKLRRSFEENLPKWTKRSTDTTEASGRQLGHSERLEEMREMATLHERQLALIRAHNQQLEQQRDELSHQVSVLSEQSNVTHLESLLLELREQEERNEETLQQLAEHLRALHVQEVPVPADEPDPRKNKKMYHDNYELISSADGPLSTQIKALWQAYVQSGGSDPAIVAQMMDLQAEAQSLEKKQPATAGKAKKKKVKPPPRVPSWELLAVEQENQRLEEEILRIQLAREPYHNYDAAVRTELELIQRENLLQIASLQAEMERSKEAPGPRRQPPPPPPLPLPLQPNAPLSLLQARSFSSPMGGRMLDSLDSLGPAPYNPAAGFMVFYDLMLGVDVSQRALRLVTALFADGQEVGPPTPLPPVQHLPGLSPPYSLTPRNYVLLSFKQPVPRIQPSPSLSLVVEVQAARDQDVHGQEVLKPASCGWTQMELFDQYNQLHSGHWRVPVRSLPIRPSLSFAQLNSVPQVGDMELCVRLVNGRDGDVQTQAKLNPTSTSHYKYPTVASTHPAAVHRNTALPVSAPQPTGVDELSSLLSFPDHQDPPPTETKQSLKGQKKQCRKHLANQKDMNCCGSLSEGSSLPSSSKDNECI is encoded by the exons ATGGACAGGGAATTGATCTGCGGAGACTGTAACATGGTGTTTTGCTCCACTGGGCTGTTTGAGAAACACAAAGCACTGTTCTGCATTGGGAGCGAGGTAGGACACCTTCAGGTGCAGAAACACAGATGTGGACTCCTCACGAGAGACAAACCTGGATTTGTAAACCCGAAACAGACAAAGACTCCTGATCTTGTGCAG ctgaGAGGTCAACAATCGAACACAACCAGGTGGAGGAGTGTTGATGCCAAACCTAAACCAGCGAGAGCGGAGGAGAAACCAGCAACCAGTCAGACAGAGAGGGCCGCTCTGCAAGACCTCACACATGAG TTTCAAAAGTTGAGGAGGTCCTTTGAAGAAAATCTGCCAAAGTGGACAAAAAGGAGCACAGACACCACTGAG GCAAGTGGGCGTCAGCTGGGTCACAGTGAGAGACTGGAGGAGATGAGGGAAATGGCGACGCTTCATGAGCGCCAGCTGGCCCTGATACGTGCTCACAACcagcagctggagcagcagagagacg agCTGTCCCATCAGGTGAGTGTCCTGTCTGAGCAGAGCAACGTAACTCACCTGGAGAGTCTGCTGTTGGAGctcagagagcaggaggagaggaacgAGGAGACGCTGCAACAACTTGCTGAACATCTCCGTGCATTACA TGTACAAGAGGTCCCTGTACCTGCTGATGAGCCCGATCCacggaaaaataaaaagatgtatCATGACAATTATGAGCTTATTTCTTCTGCAGACGGCCCTCTCTCTACCCAGATAAA AGCCCTGTGGCAGGCGTACGTGCAGTCAGGCGGGTCAGATCCAGCCATCGTGGCACAAATGATGGACCTGCAGGCAGAAGCCCAAAGTCTGGAGAAGAAGCAACCAGCGACAGCCGGCAAGGCCAAAAAGAAGA AAGTGAAGCCTCCTCCGCGGGTTCCGAGCTGGGAGCTGCTGGCTGTGGAGCAGGAGAACCAGAGACTGGAGGAGGAGATCCTCAGGATCCAGCTGGCCAGGGAGCCATACCATAACTATGACG CAGCAGTGAGGACTGAGCTTGAGCTGATTCAGAGGGAGAACCTCCTGCAGATCGCCAGTTTAcaggcagagatggagagaagcAAAGAAGCTCCGGGGCCCAGGAGACAGCCTCCTCCGCCTCCCCCACTCCCACTCCCACTCCAGCCCAATGCACCTCTTTCACTG CTCCAGGCCAGATCCTTCTCCTCTCCAATGGGAGGACGCATGTTGGACTCTCTTGATTCTCTGGGTCCGGCCCCCTACAACCCTGC AGCTGGTTTCATGGTCTTCTACGACCTGATGCTGGGAGTTGATGTCTCTCAGAGGGCGCTGCGCCTGGTGACGGCTCTCTTCGCAGATGGTCAGGAGGTGGGACCGCCAACTCCGCTGCCCCCAGTTCAGCACCTGCCGGGACTCTCCCCGCCTTACAGCCTTACTCCTAGGAACTATGTCCTCCTGTCGTTCAAACAGCCTGTACCCAG GATCCAGCCGtcgccctccctctctctggtgGTGGAGGTGCAGGCTGCCAGAGATCAGGATGTTCACGGCCAGGAGGTTTTGAAACCGGCTTCCTGCGGCTGGACACAAATGGAACTCTTTGACCAATACAACCAG CTCCACAGTGGCCACTGGAGGGTGCCAGTGCGCAGTCTGCCCATTAGACCCTCCTTAAGCTTTGCCCAGCTCAACTCTGTACCCCAG GTGGGCGACATGGAGCTGTGTGTACGTTTGGTCAATGGACGAGATGGAGATGTTCAGACTCAGGCAAAGCTCAATCCAACCAGCACCAGCCACTATAAATATCCCACTGTG GCGTCCACACATCCTGCAGCCGTCCACAGAAATACAGCTCTGCCAGTTTCAGCTCCACAGCCCACTGGAGTGGATGAACTCTCCTCACTTTTGTCTTTCCCTGATCACCAGGACCCTCCACCCACAGAGACCAAGCAGAGtttaaaaggacagaaaaagcaGTGCAGAAAACATCTTGCGAATCAGAAAGACATGAACTGTTGTGGAAGTTTAAGTGAGGGTTCCTCGCTCCCCTCATCTTCTAAAGACAATGAATGTATTTga